The following proteins are co-located in the Chiroxiphia lanceolata isolate bChiLan1 chromosome 7, bChiLan1.pri, whole genome shotgun sequence genome:
- the LOC116789399 gene encoding translation initiation factor IF-2-like, with protein sequence MCSRISRPSCSPRTRRLPLQRAGGGAGGAGPGTARGARRPGGHRGKGRAAKPPPRSGGVRARRVPRSPAAPSAWGRRRAREGVPGAGGRGQTSRGAATPSKWLRRRGPCPGESVRAPARAPPPVPAGHRSAPHCAPAPAPSPRPGPAALNRCGAARARRHRHRRRHLPPRQDLDRSRGALPPPPPRLTSRGAAPLSRALPPPLRHARPRPSPAAAPLRRRGPARAPPTCRPRRARQRREPRARGGAGPRAAPPPPLAGGARGEGPAAVARSPSAEDGDGGRGLAALGAALIG encoded by the coding sequence ATGTGCAGCCGCATTTCACGCCCGAGTTGCTCTCCAAGGACGCGCCGCCTCCCGCTGCAGAGGGCGGGTGGTGGGGCCGGGGGCGCCGGACCCGGCACCGCCAGAGGGGCTCGGCGGCCCGGGGGGCATCGGGGGAAGGGGAGGGCGGCCAAGCCACCCCCCCGCAGCGGCGGGGTCCGGGCACGGCGGGTTCCCCGGTCCCCCGCGGCCCCGAGCGCCTGGGGAAGGCGCCGCGCCCGGGAAGGAGTCCCCGGGGCGGGCGGCCGGGGCCAAACTTCCCGCGGCGCCGCCACCCCCTCAAAATGGCTTCGCCGCCGCGGCCCCTGCCCGGGTGAGTCCGTCCGGgcgcccgcccgcgccccgccgccggTACCGGCCGGGCACCGCTCCGCGCCTCACTGCGCCCCCGCACCGGCGCCCTcgccgcggcccggccccgccgcgctcaACAGGTGCGGGGCGGCCCGGGCCCGCCGCCACCGGCACCGGCGCCGGCACCTGCCACCGCGTCAGGACCTGGACAGGTCCCGCGgggcgctcccgccgccgccgccccggctcACCTCCCGCGGCGCCGCGCCGCTCTCCCGGGCcctgccgccgccgctccgccaTGCGCGGCCCCGGCCGAGCCCCGCGGCGGCCCCGCTgcgccgccgcggccccgcgcgcGCGCCGCCAACGTGCAGGCCGCGCCGGGCCCGCCAGCGCCGCGAGCCCCGCgcgcggggaggggcggggccgcgggcagCGCCACCGCCCCCATTGGCAGGGGGCGCGCGCGGGGAGGGGCCAGCGGCGGTCGCGCGCTCTCCCAGCGCGGAGGATGGCGATGGGGGGCGGGGCTTGGCCGCTCTGGGGGCGGCTCTGATTGGGTGA